CCGGCGTACATGCTCGAACAGGGGACCTACCACGGCCACGAGGTCACCGAGGTCATGTTCGGTGGCCTGATGCACTCGGGTGTCGCCGGCGTCATCGGTGGCCTGCTCGTCCTCGTTCTCGGGCACGTTCTCGTGTTGGTGCTCGGTGTCACCAGCGCCGGACTGCAGGGTGTCCGTCTCGAGTACGTCGAGTTCTTCGGCAAGTTCTTCGAGGGCGGCGGGAAGCAGTACACTCCCTTCGGCTACGACCGCCAGTACACGACCGACGACTGACTGCGGACCGCTGAACGACCCCGTTTTCGACTTCGCTCGCCGTTCGATCCGTGTCGCTCCGGCCGTTCATCGGATTCGTTGCCTTCGAGGGCTATTTTCCCCGATCCCGGCGGGACCGACGGCTGGTACCAGCTCACATCCCACCCGGCGTGAGCGGCTAAACCGCCAGAACAGCGTCTTGCCGAACCGTTTTGGGAAGCTTTATGAACTCGGTACGGTCACATACGCCTGTTCGGACACGAAACCCCAGAGAGGACTTCAACAACATGATTGACACCATCGCACTCGCCGCCAACGTTGTACTGCAGGAAGGTAGCGCCGCACCGGCCATCCCGGCAGGCGCCGCAGCGGCCCTGGCCGTCGGGCTCGCCGCACTCGGTTCGGGGTACGCGGAACGTGGTATCGGTGCCGCCGCGGTCGGCGCCATCGCCGAGGACGACAGCATGTTCGGTCGTGGCCTGATTCTGACGGTCCTGCCCGAGACACTCGTCATCCTCGCGCTGGTCGTCGTCTTCATCCTCGGTTAACCACACCCCCCTTTTCCAACAATGAGTCTTGATACAGTCGTAGAGGATATCCGAGACGAGGCCCGCGCGCGTGCAGAGGAAATTCGCGCCGAAGGCGAAAACCGAGCCGAGGAGATCGTCTCCGAGGCGGAGGCCGACGCCGAGCAGATCCACGAGGACCGCGAGGCCGAGGTCGAACGCGAGATCTCCCAGGAGCGCGAACAGAAGCTCTCCTCGGCGAAGCTCGAAGCCAAACAGGCACGTCTCGGCGCACGCCGAGACGTCCTCGAAGACGTCCATGAGGACGTCGAGGCCGCACTCGCCGACCTCAGCGGCGACCGCCGCGAGGAGCTGACCACGGCGTTGCTGGAGGCGGCCGTCGCGGAGTTCGACGACGGCGACTCCCTGCGCGTCTACGGTCGAGCGGCCGACCAAGCCCTCCTCGAAGATATCCTCACAGACTACGAAGACGTAACGTTCGCCGGGGAGCGTGACTGTCTCGGCGGAGTGGTAGTCGAGAGCACGAACTCCCGGGTCCGTGTGAACAACACGTTTGACTCCCTGCTTGAGACGGTTTGGGAGGACAACCTCAAGGAAATCAGCGACCGACTCTTCGAAGCACAATGAGCAGTCGAACGACGGCAAAGCGCGATCGAAGCAGCAACTACGAGTACGTCATCGCTCGTGTTCGCTCCCGTGGTTCGGTGCTGTTCGACGACGACGACTACCGAAAGCTGGTTCGTATGGGAACGAGCGAGATCGCTCGTTTCATGGAGGAGACCGAGTACGAGACGGAGATGAACGCGCTCGGCTCCCGGTACAGCGGCGTCGACCTCATCGAGT
Above is a window of Haloarcula halophila DNA encoding:
- a CDS encoding F0F1 ATP synthase subunit C encodes the protein MIDTIALAANVVLQEGSAAPAIPAGAAAALAVGLAALGSGYAERGIGAAAVGAIAEDDSMFGRGLILTVLPETLVILALVVVFILG
- a CDS encoding V-type ATP synthase subunit E → MSLDTVVEDIRDEARARAEEIRAEGENRAEEIVSEAEADAEQIHEDREAEVEREISQEREQKLSSAKLEAKQARLGARRDVLEDVHEDVEAALADLSGDRREELTTALLEAAVAEFDDGDSLRVYGRAADQALLEDILTDYEDVTFAGERDCLGGVVVESTNSRVRVNNTFDSLLETVWEDNLKEISDRLFEAQ